Part of the Paludisphaera borealis genome, CGCGGTGCCGCTGTCGATCGTCTCGTCGATCTTCGCGTTGCGCCAGCCGAAAATCTACCAGGCCCGCGCCGAGCTCATGATCGAGCCTCCCCAGCTCGACCCGATCCTCTCAACGCTGGTCTCGCAGGACGTGGGCCGCATCGACGCGGCGGCGCATGATAAGTACGCGCCCAACATGGTGGCGCGGCTCACGGGCAAGGCGCTCGCCGACCGCGTCGTCTCCAGCTCGCGACTCGCCCCCGAGTTGGCGGCGCTCGACGACCCGGCGCAAGAGCTGATCGTCAACAACATCCGAGTCGTGCCGATCGGCAAGACGAACATGTATTACTACGTGACGCTTGAAGGCAAAGACCCCGCGCTCACCAAGCGGCTGCTCGAAGGACTGCTCGAAGAGCTGAAGTCCGTGGCCCACACCGAGAGCCACGACAAGCTCGAAGGCACCGTCGAGTACGCCGAGCAGAACCTCGATCAGCTCAAGAAGGATGCGGCCGAGCTGCACGCGGCGATGCTCGCCAAGCTCAAGAGCGTGGGGACGATCGGTCCCGGCGGCAAGAACATCCTCGAAATGCGGTACGACAGCTTCGGCCAATCGCTGGCCCTCAAGCAGGCGCGGCTCGCCGAGATGAACCAGAAGATGATGTTCGCCCAGATCTGGCCCGGTGCCGAGGGGGGGGGCCCGGCCGCAAGCCCCCGCGACGAACGCATGGCCATGCTCCAGGCCGAGAAACATCGGCTGATGAAAAACCTCGCTCATCTCAAGTCCACGACGCGGAGGTTCAACGACGACCCGGCCGCCAGGGAGACCTCGGAGCAACTCGACGACGTGATGAACGAGATCGAGGAGATCGGCCGGATGGGGTCGTTCAAGACCCGGATGGCCAAGAACCCCGCCGAGATGATCTTCGAAAAGCAGATGCGCGAGATCGAGGACGATCAGGCCGAGCAACAGGCGATGCTCTCCGAGATCCATGAGGTAATGCCCAAGCACCAGGAGTTCATGAGCCTGATGGAGGACCGCCAGCAGGCGCGGTTGAAGATCGCCGCGGCGGAGAGCGAGATCAAATCGTTCAAGACCCTGATGAAGTCGCAGAAGGAGCCGGTTCGGGTCCCCGACAACGTGGTCGAGCCGACCGTGCCGATCAAGCCCAACCGGCTGCTGACGATCGCCATGGGCCTGATCGTCAGCTTCGGCCTGGGGTTCGCGCTGGTGTTCGTGCTGGAACACTTCGACCACTCGGTTCGGGTGCCCGAGCACGTCAGCCACGGTCTGGCGACGCCGCTTCTGGGCGTGGTGCCGCGGATCACCCGATCGGCGCTGACGCACCGCGGCGGCCACTTGTGGACCTCGGCCGCGCCCGACTCATTGGCGGCCGACGCCTTCCGCAACGTCCGGGCCAGCCTGCTGGGGGTCGCCGACCGCCACGGGCCGATCGTCAGCCTGCTGGTGACGAGCGCCAAGGCTGGCGACGGCAAGAGCACCGCCGCGCTCAATCTGGCCGCCACCTGCGCCCGGGCCGGCGAACGGACCTTGCTGCTGGACGTCGACCTCCGCCGCCCCAGCCTCAACGACGTCTTCCCGGCCGACGACGATGACGACGACGCGCGGCTGGGCCTGGTCGACGTCCTCCGCGGCGCGGTCCCCTGGCAGCAGACGCTCCGCCGCACAGACCTCCACAACCTCGACTTCATCCCCACCGGCGACCCCCGCGACGTGCCGATCGAGATCCTCGGCACGCTCGAACTTCGCCAGTTGCTCTCGGCCTTGTCGCACCATTACGACCGGGTGATCCTCGACGGCCCGGCGGTGCTCGGCATGGCCGACTGCCGCGTGCTCGGCCGGATGGTCGACGCCTCGGTCCTGGTCGTCCGCGCCGGAGTCCACCAGATCGTGACGTTGCAGCGGGCCAAGGCCGTGCTCGAACAGTCGCAGGTCGAGATCGCCGGGGTGATCGTCAACAGCCTGAGCGAAGGCGTGCAGAACTGGTCGAGCTACGGATATCCCTCGACGCCCGTCGGCTTCCCTCCGCGCCGTGATCGGGCGCTGCCGGCCGCGTCGACGACGAACCAACCTGACGACGAGGCGCTGCTTGTGGCCGCGTCGGCCGGACGCTGAGACGAGTCGGAGCAACCACCTTGAACGCGCGACAAAAAATACTGGCGGTGTGCGACCGGCTCCTCGGCTGGCTGCTCGCGGCCGTGATCCTGGGCGCCACGCTCGGCTTCGGCGGAACCGCCTGGTGGTTCCGCCCCTGGCTCGTGGCCGGGGTCACGGTCCTGGTGCTGCTGAAGCTGTTGCAAGACCTGCTCGTGGGCCGGACGCCGATCCTCAAGACGCCGCTGGGCCTGCTCGGCCTCGCGGCGCTGGCCCTCGCCGTGGTGCAACTGGCGCCGCTGCCCGGCCGGCTGGCCGAGCGGCTGTCGCCGACGGCCCGCGCCGCGTACGCCCAGGGCGCCTTGCCCGACCTGGTCCACGCCGACGACGCCGAGGCCGCGCCGGCCGAGGCCCTGCCGATCCGGTCGCCGGCCAGCCTCGACCGCTCGGCGACCTTGCACTGGCTGGTGCTGGCCACGGCCTGCCTGGGGGTCTTCTGGTGCACGTCGCACTTCACCGACCGGCTGGGGAAGCTCTACCTGGTCTGGGGCGCGGTGATCGCGGGGTTCATGCTCAACTCGGCCCTGGCGCTGGTGCAGGTCAGCACCCGAACCGAAGGGCTGTACGGCTTCTGCACTCCCGGCGCGGGCGCCCCGTGGTGGGCGCCGAACGACAACGACCTGATCGACGCCCCGGCGACCACCGCCTTGCGGAACCTTCCCGATCCGATCTCCGGCAAGGCGATCGCGCCGGCCGCCGGAGCGCACCTCGCGGTCTCCCATCCGTTCGTCTTCGGGACGCTTCCCGGCGGCGTCGGCGGCTTCCTCGCGATGGGCGCCTTGGCTCTCCCCTTGGCCCTGGCGATCGTCGTGCATCTGGGCGCGCCGCGCGGCAGTCGCGAGAGCTGGGCCGATCGGCTCGGTCATTCCAGCCAGGGAGCGCTCGTGGTCTTGCTGTCGGTCCTGCTGGTGCTGAGTTGCGGGCTGGTCGGGCTGGCTTCGGGCCCGTGGTTCTGCCTGCCGTTCGCCTTCGGGCTGACGATGGTCGGGCTGCCGGCGACGATCGTTCCGGGCGCCCGCCGGCTGGCCTTCGGCCTGACCATGCTGTCGCTGCTCGCGCTGGGGACGGGCGTCGGCCTCGAAGTCTACTGGGCGGACCTGCTGGGGACCTCGGCCCCGCTTCAGGCCCCCGACTTGCGGACCAGCCGCGAGGTCTGGACCGAGGCCGCGCGGATCTTCAAGGCGTTCCCGATCGTCGGCGTCGGCCTGGGCGGCTTCGGCGCCGCCCACCCGTACTTCAAGGGGCACGACCTCGCCTCGACCACCGCGATGAGCAGCCTGCTCCAGTGGGGCGTCGAGGCCGGCGCGGTGGGCCTGGGACTTCTCGCCCTCGCGGGCTTGTGGTGCCTGGCCCGACTGCCGGGAGGGGTGATGCGGCTTGGATCAATGGACCGATTTCTCGCCTTTGGGTTGATCGGCGCGGTCGCGGGCTTTAGTCTATTAGCCGTCATCCACTGGACGGTCGAGCTGACCGCCGTGGCCGTATCCGCCAGCGCACTGGGTGGGACCTGGAATCGCTGGCTGGCTGGCGGCACGGATTTGTTCGTCGAGCGCGGCTGATCGCATCTTTGCAACGTCCGGGGTGTCGCTCAAGGAGGAGTCGATTCCACGATGGCCGAATCCACCTGTCTCCATATTCAGGACCGAGAGTCCGGGCCGATCCGAATCGTGGAGATTCCGTGGATTTCGGTCCGGATCGGCCGCGCGGCGTTCTGCGAGGTCCGGCTGACCGACCCCGGACTCGCCGACGAGGCCTGCCGGCTGCATCGTCGCGGTCGGACCTGGTATCTGACGCCGGTCGCCGCCGGCGCGGCGGTCGTCGACGGTCAACTGATCGACGCGGCCCGGCCGCTGCCGTACGACACGCCGTTCCGCGTCGGGCCGTACTGCCTGGCCCTCAAGCGCAACAAGTTCGCCGAGCCCGACTGGCGGCCCCCCCGCGCCGCGCCGAGCGTCGAGGCCAAGTCCCCGACCCGCAAGGTCCATCGGCCCGAACCCCAGCCTCGCAAGCGGACCGAGGATTTCACGCCCCGGCCGCGTCCCGAGCACCCGGTGGCCGAGCCGGCCGCGAGCAACCCGTGGGAAGCGCGCTGGAAGGCCGCCGGCGATCGGCTCAAGGCCGGCAAGACCGCCGGCGCGCCGACCTCGGCCGTCCCCCCCAGGGTTGAGAGCTACGCCCAGCCGCGCCCCGCGCCGGCGGCCGCCCCCAGCTACCCGCCGGCCTCGGGGCCGGCGTCGCGGTTCGAGCCCACCGGCTTCACGCCCCGGCCCGTCCCCTCGCCGACGCCCGCCGCCGCGTTCCTCCGGACGACCCCCGTCGCGCCCCCCGAGTCCCGGGCCGTCCCCGAATCGCCCGCGATCGACCACGACGAGCCGATCGCGAACGTCGAGATCCCGGAAGCCCCGGTCGCGAACGAGATCGAAGATCGGGCCGAAGTCCTCATCGAAGCCCCGGCTGAAGTGGAAAGCGAAGCCGAGGCCGCGCCGTCGTTCTTCGACTCGATGAGCGATCCGGTCGCCTGGGCGGCCGAAGCCCCGGCCGAGGCGGCGACCGTCGCCGCGGACGTCGAAGCCGCCTCGTTCGACGACGAAGAGATCGACGACGCGGTCGAGATCGCGCCGTTCGACGACGAGGACGAAGACGAAGAGCAAGTGAAAGAGGTCGAGATCGTCCTGTGCGACGACGCGGCCTCGATGTACGAAATCGCCCCGTGCGACGACGACCCGTCGCTGTACGAGGCGTCGCCGATCCTGGGCGATCCGGCCCCGACTGAGTGGACGTTCTCGCCGGTCGTCGCACACGACCGCGAGGCGGACGACGGCTCGTCGCGGTTCATGGCCGACACGAGCCCTCCTCGCGACGAGACCGACCGGGTCCGGAACTGGGCCAAGGACGAGGCCGAACGCCAGGAACGCCAGGAACGCCAGGAACGCGAGCAACGCCAGCAACCGCAAGAACGCCAGTCGGCGCCGACCGCGGCCACAACCGCGACCGACGGGCCGAGCGAGGCGGCGAGGGGCTCGGCCTTGCGGATCGACCGGGCGCATCGGGACGACGACGATTATCGCGAGCGGTTCGACCCCACGCGGTCGTCTCGATCGCGCGACGACCGGCCCGCCGAGCCGACGCTCCCCTCGGTTCAAGACGTGTTGACGGCGAGCCAATGGACCCGTCGAGCGCCGACCACGATCGCCTCGACCACGCCCCGCCCGAGGCCGAAGGCGGCGCCCGCGCCGACGACGGCCGTGGCGCCGGCACAGTGGACGCTGCCGTCGTGGCTGACCTGGCCGCCGACGATGTTCTTGACGCTGACGATCGGCGCGGTGTTCACGCTGTGCTCGTGGTGGTGGGCCGTCGATTCCAAGAACGCCGCGATCGCCGATCAAACGGCCGTCGCGCTGCGGCAGGGGACGATCAAGGACCGGCCGCTCCCCACGGGCGTGGTTCCTCCGCCGACCTCGTGGTGGCGGACCACGTCGCTCCACCTCGCGCAGTGGGGCATTTACCTGAGCGCCACCAAGACCGATCAGGGCTGGACCGAGACCCCCGCCGACCTGATCGCCGACGCCGCGGCGATGGCGCCGTTGAACCCCGTCGCCCGGCTCACGAAAGCGCGGATGGACCAGGCTGAAGGCAAGTCTGAGAACCTGGGCTTCAGCCGCGACGCCGTCAGCCTGGCCTGGAGCGCGCAACGGCTCCACAAGGCGGGCAAGAACGAAGCCGCGATCCGGGCCTATCGCCGGGCGATCGAGATCGCCGAGCGAGCGGGCTCCGAACACGACGAGCCGCTGGTCTTCAGCACCGATCCCAACACGCCGCGCTACCTCTTGCCCGGCGAGGAGCTGGTCGGCGTGATCGTCGGCGAGCTGATAGCCGACCCGTCGTGGACCTACCGCGAATGGTCGACGGCGATCCCCAAGGGGACCGTCGCGGCGCTCGTCGCGGCGAAGGGATTGAAAGAGCAGGGCCGCTCCGAAGCCGACCTCGCGCTGTCGAATCTCGTCGAGGCCCTCCGGCTCGAAGGGGATGGCGACGGCGACGGCGATCGGACCGCGTCGGCCCGGGCCGTCGACCACGCGGTGGCCGCCGAGGCGCTGACGATGCGGGCGGCCTGGAAAGACGCGCAGCAGCAGTACAAGGCGGCCATCGGCCTGATGGCCGACGCCAAGGTCAAACGGTCGTGGTGGTTCAACCTGGCCGACGTGGCGACCCATCTCAACGACGAGAAACAGCGCCGCGACGCGCTCGACGCCGTGCTCGCCGCGGTCGACAGCGACGACGTCAGCCGCCGAGCCCTGAAGGTCCAGCGGGCGGACCGGCCGCGCGGACCGCTGCGTTCGAGTGGCCCCAAGGCGAATTAAGGAACAACCGGGCGTGAACTCTCCCACAACCCTGCCGAAGGGACGACAGCCATGGCGGTGAATCACGACGTGTTGGGCTCTCACTCCGCGGCCCCGCCTCACGCGGATCGCTCGGACGCGAAAATCAGCGACCTCGTCACGGCGAGCCTGACCGACCCGGCCAATCGCCCGCTGCTGATCGGCGGCGCGGTCTGCCTGGCGCTCTTCGGCCTGCTCTTTCGCGAGAGCCTGTGGCACTTTTATTACGCCTGGACGACCGACGACAACTACAGCCACGGCTTCCTCGTGCCGTTCATCAGCCTGTACTTCGCGGCCCAGATCTTCAAGCGCGGGCCCGTCGCGGCGCGATCGGGCGTCGCCCTCGGCAGCCTGCTGCTGACCCTGGCCCTGCTCGTGCATCTGGTCACCATCCCACTGCCGATCCCGTTCCTCGGCGACCTCGCGCTGCTGGTCGCGCTCGCCGGCGCGTTCACGCTGCTGGCCGGTTCCGCGGCCCTCAAGCGGTACTGGTTCGTGTTCTTCTTCCTGATCTTCATGGTGCCGCTGCCGGTCGCGCTGTACGCGCGGATCGCGTCGCCGCTCCAGCTTCTGGCGAGCCGGGTGGCTTCGGCGTTCATGAACGCGACGGGCGTGCCGGTGCTCTGCGAGGGGAACCGGATGACCCTCCCCGGGGGCGTCCAGATGTTCGTGGCCGAGGCGTGCAGCGGGATGCGGCAGCTCACCGGCTTTCTCGCCCTGTCGGCGGCGGTGGCTTATCTGTGCATGCGTCCCGTGTGGTACCGCGTGATCCTGGTCGCCGCGGCGCTGCCGATCGCCCTGTTCGCGAACATCGCCCGCGTGGTCGTGACCGGCTACATCATGCACTTCGTCAATCCGGCGTATGCGTCGGGCGCCTACCACACGTTGGAGGGCGTCTTGCTCATGGGCTTCGGCCTGTTCCTGCTCAACTCGGTCTGCATGCTGATGGACCTCTTCTGCGTGACGCCCCCCGAGACCGGCGCGGAAGCGGAAGCCGATCCTGACGCCGACGCCGACGCCGGATCGTCCCGGGGCGGGCGGTCGATCCTTCAGGGCGCCGACGGCTGGGCGGGCGGGCGGATCACCGGCAAACTCTCCCTGAGCACTCCCGAGGAGCTACCATGACGCCGATCAAGCGTTGCGTCCTGTGCGCCGGGTTCTTGACCTTCGGGCTCGCCGCGCAGGCGGGACTCGAACATATGAACGGCACCGAGCGGCCGCTGCTGCGGCAGTCGCTCGCCACGATCCCGATGGAGCTGAACGGCTGGATCGGGCGCGACGAGACGATGGACCCCGAGATCGTCAAACGCGCCCAGACCACCGAATACGTCAACCGAGTGTACGAGAGCCGAGCACATCCCGGCGTCAAGTTCTGGCTCTGGATCAACTACTCGACCGAGGGCACCAACCTCCGCCACACGCCCGAGATCTGCCTCCCCTCGGGCGGCTGGGAGAAGATCGAGTCGCAGACCCGCGAGCTGTCGCTGCCGACCGGCGGCGGCAAGGAGCTGACGTGCACGCGGCTGGGCTATGCGCAAGGCGATCTGGTGAAACACGTCGGATTCTGGTATTACATTTTCGGCGAGGGAAGGCTGGAGAACATGGTCCGCCGCCTCCCCATCACCAGCCGCAGCAGTCACGGACGGACCACGCGCGGGTCGTCGATGACCGTCGAAGTCTTCTACCCCGGCGAGTCCGACCCCGACGCCTTGGCCCTCGGCGCGTTCTCCCGCGAGCTGCTCGTCGCGCTCGAGCCGATCCTGCCGACCGACCGCGCGGAATACTACGTCCCCTGATCGAATCATAAGATCAACTCCACATACGAACACCAGGATGGCTCGGCGCAGGCGACCGACGCTCGGAGGCGACCGCGAGATGAAGCGTGCACTGATCACCGGGATCACCGGTCAAGACGGCTCGTACCTGGCCGAATTCCTGCTGGGCAAGCCGAACTACGAGGTCCACGGCCTGGTGCGGCGGTCGAGCAGCCTGAACCGCCAGCGGATCGACCACCTGTTCGGCCCCGACGCGCCGGGCCGCGACCGCCTGTTCCTCCACTACGCCGACCTCGCCGACGCATCGAGCCTGGCGGCGATCATGGAACTGATCCGGCCCGACGAAGTCTACAACCTCGGCGCGCAGAGCCACGTCCGGGTGTCGTTCGACCAGCCGCTCTACACGGCCGACGTCGTCGGCCTGGGGACGCTCCGCCTGCTTGAAGCGGTCCGCCACCTCAACCGCAACCACCCCGTGCGGTTCTACCAGGCGTCCAGCTCCGAGATGTACGGTTCCGCCCCCGCGCCGCAAGGGCCGAACACGCCGTTCCACCCTCGCAGCCCGTACGCCTGCGCCAAGCTCTACGCCCACTGGCAGACGATCAACTACCGCGAGGCGTACAACCTGTTCGCCTGCTCGGGCATCCTGTTCAACCACGAGAGCCCCCGCCGCGGCGAGTCGTTCGTCACCCGCAAGGTGACCCTGGGCGCGACCCGGATCAAAGAGGGGCTCCAGAAGCGCCTGGTGATGGGCAACCTGGAATCGAAGCGCGACTGGGGCTTCGCCGGCGACTACGTCCGCGCCATGTGGCTGATGCTCCAGCAAGACAAGCCCGACGACTACGTGGTGGCGACCGGCGAGACCTACTCGATCCACGATCTACTCGATAAAGCCTTCGGCCTCGTCGACCTCGACTACCGCGATTACGTCGACTTCGACGAGCGTTACATGAGGCCCTCCGAGGTAGACGTCCTCCTGGGCGACGCCACCAAGGCCCGCGAGGTCCTCGGCTGGAAGCCCGAGGTCGACTTCCACGGCCTCATCAAGATGATGGTCGACAACGACCTCGAACTCGCCCGCCGCGAGAAGCACGCCCGCACCTTCCCGGGAAGCTGACGTGATCGGGGACGGGACGACCGCGCTCACCCTGGCGGTTCTGTTCCTGGCGACGTTCATCCGATCGGCGTTCGGCTTCGGCGAGGCCCTCGTGGCGGTGCCGTTGCTCGCGCTCTTGATGCCCGTGGAAGTGGCGGCGCCGGTGGCGGTGCTGGTCTCGATCACGGTCGCGGGGGTGATCGTCGCGCAGGACTGGCGTCACGTCCACGTGCGCAGCGCATGGTGGCTGGTCGTCTCGACGATGTTCGGCATTCCCCTGGGCCTCTGGCTGCTGATCGCGGTCGCGGAATCGGTCGTCAAGGCGATCCTCGCGGTCGTCATCATCGCCTTCTCGACGTACTGCCTGGCCCGACGCCGGCCGTTCGAACTCAGGGACGACCGGCTGGCGTGGCTGTTCGGCTTCGGCGCGGGGATTCTGGGCGGCGCGTACGGCATGAACGGGCCGCCGCTGGTCGTCTATGGAGCGCTACGCGGTTGGTCTCCCCAGCACTTCCGGGCGACCTTGCAAGGCTACTTCCTGCCGGCCAGCCTGGTGGGCATGATCGGCTACTGGCTGGCGGGCCTGTGGGTCCCGGCCGTGACCCGCTACTACCTCCTGTCGCTGCCCGTGGTCGCCGGGGCGATCGTC contains:
- a CDS encoding exosortase/archaeosortase family protein — protein: MAVNHDVLGSHSAAPPHADRSDAKISDLVTASLTDPANRPLLIGGAVCLALFGLLFRESLWHFYYAWTTDDNYSHGFLVPFISLYFAAQIFKRGPVAARSGVALGSLLLTLALLVHLVTIPLPIPFLGDLALLVALAGAFTLLAGSAALKRYWFVFFFLIFMVPLPVALYARIASPLQLLASRVASAFMNATGVPVLCEGNRMTLPGGVQMFVAEACSGMRQLTGFLALSAAVAYLCMRPVWYRVILVAAALPIALFANIARVVVTGYIMHFVNPAYASGAYHTLEGVLLMGFGLFLLNSVCMLMDLFCVTPPETGAEAEADPDADADAGSSRGGRSILQGADGWAGGRITGKLSLSTPEELP
- the gmd gene encoding GDP-mannose 4,6-dehydratase, with the translated sequence MKRALITGITGQDGSYLAEFLLGKPNYEVHGLVRRSSSLNRQRIDHLFGPDAPGRDRLFLHYADLADASSLAAIMELIRPDEVYNLGAQSHVRVSFDQPLYTADVVGLGTLRLLEAVRHLNRNHPVRFYQASSSEMYGSAPAPQGPNTPFHPRSPYACAKLYAHWQTINYREAYNLFACSGILFNHESPRRGESFVTRKVTLGATRIKEGLQKRLVMGNLESKRDWGFAGDYVRAMWLMLQQDKPDDYVVATGETYSIHDLLDKAFGLVDLDYRDYVDFDERYMRPSEVDVLLGDATKAREVLGWKPEVDFHGLIKMMVDNDLELARREKHARTFPGS
- a CDS encoding GumC family protein codes for the protein MDGIAPYRGQSASINPALNAQANGGGAIAPPHRPAPSGFAAPHAPDPSAVKTPAHYLGAARRRIWLILAVAVPLSIVSSIFALRQPKIYQARAELMIEPPQLDPILSTLVSQDVGRIDAAAHDKYAPNMVARLTGKALADRVVSSSRLAPELAALDDPAQELIVNNIRVVPIGKTNMYYYVTLEGKDPALTKRLLEGLLEELKSVAHTESHDKLEGTVEYAEQNLDQLKKDAAELHAAMLAKLKSVGTIGPGGKNILEMRYDSFGQSLALKQARLAEMNQKMMFAQIWPGAEGGGPAASPRDERMAMLQAEKHRLMKNLAHLKSTTRRFNDDPAARETSEQLDDVMNEIEEIGRMGSFKTRMAKNPAEMIFEKQMREIEDDQAEQQAMLSEIHEVMPKHQEFMSLMEDRQQARLKIAAAESEIKSFKTLMKSQKEPVRVPDNVVEPTVPIKPNRLLTIAMGLIVSFGLGFALVFVLEHFDHSVRVPEHVSHGLATPLLGVVPRITRSALTHRGGHLWTSAAPDSLAADAFRNVRASLLGVADRHGPIVSLLVTSAKAGDGKSTAALNLAATCARAGERTLLLDVDLRRPSLNDVFPADDDDDDARLGLVDVLRGAVPWQQTLRRTDLHNLDFIPTGDPRDVPIEILGTLELRQLLSALSHHYDRVILDGPAVLGMADCRVLGRMVDASVLVVRAGVHQIVTLQRAKAVLEQSQVEIAGVIVNSLSEGVQNWSSYGYPSTPVGFPPRRDRALPAASTTNQPDDEALLVAASAGR
- a CDS encoding sulfite exporter TauE/SafE family protein; protein product: MIGDGTTALTLAVLFLATFIRSAFGFGEALVAVPLLALLMPVEVAAPVAVLVSITVAGVIVAQDWRHVHVRSAWWLVVSTMFGIPLGLWLLIAVAESVVKAILAVVIIAFSTYCLARRRPFELRDDRLAWLFGFGAGILGGAYGMNGPPLVVYGALRGWSPQHFRATLQGYFLPASLVGMIGYWLAGLWVPAVTRYYLLSLPVVAGAIVLGRMANHRMSGRRFLIYVHIGLLAIGALLLAQSAR
- a CDS encoding EpsI family protein; the encoded protein is MTPIKRCVLCAGFLTFGLAAQAGLEHMNGTERPLLRQSLATIPMELNGWIGRDETMDPEIVKRAQTTEYVNRVYESRAHPGVKFWLWINYSTEGTNLRHTPEICLPSGGWEKIESQTRELSLPTGGGKELTCTRLGYAQGDLVKHVGFWYYIFGEGRLENMVRRLPITSRSSHGRTTRGSSMTVEVFYPGESDPDALALGAFSRELLVALEPILPTDRAEYYVP